In the Urocitellus parryii isolate mUroPar1 chromosome 1, mUroPar1.hap1, whole genome shotgun sequence genome, TCAGACTTTGTGaagaaaaactcagaaaacatGATAAGACACCATGGAAAATGTGATCAATCAACTGGAATTTTATAGAAAAACTTTATTGTTAAAGCCAACATTGAATCCCCTTTCCtgccaatctctctctctctctctctctctctctctctctctctctctctctctctctctgtcacacacacagacacacacacacaaacacgcacacacacattaaaTAGGAACAAATATCAAAGCCTGATCTTTCCACCCAACTTGCCCTTTTTATTGCAGAACATTTCATCAAGAATGAACAGAACATCAGGGCTCATGGGCTTCCTTCTCCTGGGTTTCCCTGGCCCATGCAGCCTTCAGCTCCTACAAGCTGGGATTCTCGCCGCAGCCTACCTGGCTGCCCTGGTGGGGAATGgcctcaccatcaccatcacctcccTGGACCCGGGCCTCCATttgcccatgtacttcttcctgagGAATATCTGCCTCATTTCTGCTGTGGTGCCCCAAGCTGTCACCAACTCTGTCACCCACTGCCACTCCATCTCATTCCTCGGCTGCGTGGCCCAGTTCTTCCTGGTGCCTTTCTCTGCAGTTGCAGAGCTGAGTCTCTTCACAGTGATGTCCATTGACCGCTATGCTGCCATCTGCCATCCCCTGCACTATGAAGCCATCATGAGCAGGGACACCTGTGTGAAGATGGTCACTCTGTCCTGGCTCAGCAGTGGCTTTGTATGTGCCATGCACACTGTGAgcaccttttccttttcttactgtGGAAACCGTCAAATTCAACAGTTCTTCTGTGACATTCCGCAGCTGTTGGCTATTTCTTGCTCCCAGAACGTGACTGCAGAAGTCGTGCTCATCTTCATAAGTGCCATCCTGGACACTGGCTGCTTTGCCTGCATCGTCGTCTCCTACGTCTTCATCTTCTCCACCGTCAGGCGGATCCCGTCCACAGCAGGGAGGGCCAAAGCCTACTCCACCTGCCTCCCCCACCTGGCAGTGGTAGTGCTTCTCCTCTCCACTGCCTTCACTGCTTACCTGAAGCCTCTCCTagggtcctcctcctccactctccTGGTGCTCTCTGTGGTCTATGTTGTGCTGCCCCCATCCCTCAACCCcgtcatctacagcctgaggaagaAGACCATGAAGGCAGGATTGGAGAAGCTGGTCACCGGGAAGCTCCTGACAAAGCAGTACATCCTCCTGTTCCTCCACAAATACAGCAAATCCCTCTCCATGTTTGTGCATGTCCCAGGCTGCTCTAAGCTGGCCTGTTCTTGTCTCAGGGTTCCTGCAACCTTGGTGCTGATCGCGATCCAACTGGAGTGAAAGACACTGACGGGTTATCACTGAAGGGGGGCCTGGTCTGACATACTGCAGTCCAGGAGAACTGCCAGGGGGGCACTGGGGGTCTGCCCCTCTTCCCATCATGCCTCTTGTCTTCTGCTTCTTGGATGAAATCATATATCTTGGGTTCAGATATTTTCAAGTTAGTTGTTTAAATGTCTTACTCAACTAAGGCTGTGGACTCTCTGGTGTCACTGATTGAAAGCCAAAGAGGAAATGTGCCCTGGGTGACCTCAAAGTCTCCTGGTAAATGGGCAGGAGGTCTGGACCTCCCTCACATGGAAGGACACTCTTGATACTGTTGTGTTGTATCTTTGCCTTTGTAGCAATTGTTTCCTGAGTCATTTCTTGTACCTTAAGATGCAAAACAACACCTAGTAAATAAAGTATCCCTCCAGCTAAAGAGCATATGTTAAATACCAATTGAGCAGGAAGCAGGTGTGACCTGGAGTTGCGTTCTTCACACACAGGCAGCTTTCCCACCACTATAGGGGCATGTGCACTGGCAATGCCCCCTGGTCACAACAGTACACAATTTTGTGTCGTGGTAAATtagaagaatttctttaaaattttttgtgcaAAAGTAATGGCTATATTAAAACAATTCACTTTTCTTaacactttgaaaatatatttattttattccattaacCACTGCATGGAACTACCAAGTGAGATTGTTAAATATGTGCTCATTAAAATCTCTCTTTCATCAGTGAACGCTCATATCTTTCCATTTACCTGCAGGGAAAATATGCTTCAAACCAAGCTGAGTTACTCCCAGCTCCTACCTGCCaagagagagatgggaggggagaaggagggtgtatggggaggggagagacagagagagagagagagagagagagagagagagagagagagagattataacTGACCTTCTTCATTTTCTGTCTGATAACTTAAGATAAATAACGATGTGTGGCAACAAAATTCTTCAAGGAAACATCTTCATAAGTGTTCATTGGAGAAGAAGGGAAGGTTGAAGCATGCCTTCTGTTTTACCTTTTATTATCTTAAGAGATCATGttatctttttgcttttattatcttATCAACAttctattttttacataaaactaCCATATGTTGTAGCAGACTTGCTGCTGAGTGCCTACACAAAGGAAATGACATGAGGGTGCAGAAGGAGGTCAGCAGGACCATTGTCCTGCAGCTCCATTCAGGGCATCCTAGAAATGGATGCCAGAGTGTCCACCAAACACTTGAGAAATGGGCAGGCCAAGGAGGTGCGGCCTCCAATTCCAACATCCAGGAAAGTTGAGGAATGAGGATAGAAGatacaaggccagcctgggaaacctaGTAAGACCTTGAGTCacaattaaaaatgcaaaggTTGGGGGCCTGTTGCACAGCTCAGTGGAGAGTGCACTCAAGTTCAGTCTTCAGTGTCACCAAATGTATGATGAGTGGATGACAGTGCTGGTACATTTATATACAGAATAAAACTGAGCCTCAGAAAGACAAGAATCTGCAGTCTGTGGCAGCATGGGTGAAGCTGGAGGTCACTGTGCTTGGTGAAGTAGCCAGACCCAGACAAGCGAGCGCTGCCCAGCGCCCTCACACTTGGAACAAAAACAGCTGCTTCACTGAGTGCAGAGCTGCAGGGTGGTCAGCAGAGGATGGAgagtggggtgggaggaaggagggtAGCCCAGGGTGGTCAGTGGGTGCAGTTACACAGGAGCAAAGATCTGCCCTGCTACTCTGCAGCGACTATCGATGACAGCGCTGGAGGGTCTATTTCTAAAACCTGGAAGAAGGATTTTGGAAGTTTTCACTCTAAACAAATGGCAAAAGTTTGAGGAATAGATGTGTCCATCCTGATTAAACATTATGCAATGTTAAGGAATGCACACATCACATGGTGCCTCAGAATATGTACAATGTCCTTTTAATGTATCAACCAAAGTAAATTTAATTCAACTACACAAAATAGCAGAATATTGTTTACTTTGACTTTGGGTGGTGCTGTAGGCCACTTTTAACCACTATTATTAGTCACTCATATCCTTGGTGCAGAAAGAAAGTTAAACATAGATGGAGAACTTCATCATCTTTAGATCTGTAGTAGGTCAGTTTAGGCGCAGTTTGGCCATTACTGGACTCATTTCAGGCTTCACATTGCACCTCAGATGTTGGTTCATTATCATATGTACAGATGCTCATGCTCATCGTGGAATCATAATCAATGCTGCTGAACACAGTGTGTGTTAACACACCCTAGTATCTCTCTGTGTCCTTCTTCAGCACTCGATGCTTTGCTCACTGGGTGTCACATGGAAGCCAATGAGGACCCGAGGgtctgttttctttccctcctgctgcctcctcacTTTGTCTCTCTGGAGATGCCACAGGTTGCTCTAAGCCTTGGTGCTCAGGTCAGTTATGATTCACTGCAGCCTCGGTCCCAGGGTTTGTAGGgctggccccttcctgtctccATGCACCGTGTCCCTGGGCACCTGGTCACTCACCAAGGGGCAGCATGGACCTCAGGTTACTCAGTCAGCACATCTTACCAGTGTTGTGCATAGGGGTGAGCTAGTGATCTATAGAGTCTGAAAACCCTTTAGCCCTAGCAGGTTTTCCAGATGAGATGTACATAAGATCATAGTTTAGGCTTTCAATTTCATAGTTTAGAAAATCCCATGGAAATCCTATCATTACTTTGAGACACACATTTATTGCATTTTGGAAGCCAACAATAAGTATGCACGGTTGTGAAATTCCCTACGATGACACACGGTGTATGAATAAAATGTATCAAATGATGATGCATTTTATAGCAAATAAGAGAAACTAAGTAATTTAAGGTATTAAacagaaattaatatatattacattacaTCATGTTTCCATTATGCTTATTCAAGACACAGCATTACACTTTAAGCT is a window encoding:
- the LOC144256113 gene encoding olfactory receptor 14A16-like; translation: MGFLLLGFPGPCSLQLLQAGILAAAYLAALVGNGLTITITSLDPGLHLPMYFFLRNICLISAVVPQAVTNSVTHCHSISFLGCVAQFFLVPFSAVAELSLFTVMSIDRYAAICHPLHYEAIMSRDTCVKMVTLSWLSSGFVCAMHTVSTFSFSYCGNRQIQQFFCDIPQLLAISCSQNVTAEVVLIFISAILDTGCFACIVVSYVFIFSTVRRIPSTAGRAKAYSTCLPHLAVVVLLLSTAFTAYLKPLLGSSSSTLLVLSVVYVVLPPSLNPVIYSLRKKTMKAGLEKLVTGKLLTKQYILLFLHKYSKSLSMFVHVPGCSKLACSCLRVPATLVLIAIQLE